A genomic stretch from Mastacembelus armatus chromosome 12, fMasArm1.2, whole genome shotgun sequence includes:
- the c12h18orf54 gene encoding lung adenoma susceptibility protein 2 isoform X3, which produces MRDTAYLRIGLDARYTEKKKVCCVRLTSLTWSIFNRSPVSIPLIRRHFNVRGSIESSRMLGDVLSPESTVTSLLSSSGHLKSSLRPPEHNTTFRYRDKNYDSASAVLDAYIEDFEMSHHNGRLVLPHSPPSTPKRLRVNTLRNKDVLRESLTDRELDFLNLPISSLCHRDNRDRLSMTTDELLSIPYDGSMPVTHTSAFLQGLLSQSGPCKPCCSSSRPGYRVCAGLSNSYATPQLNHHYPHLIRTPRSSRCRGRPDAVQFKKPDDIFSVSSFKFAHRASGSEWANLSSSLHLPHWFSSNKADTDSSGMSRGPDLRHPAWLQCCDLSEPLPSPESELWDGHGPRIGAPSWVAELEDDDPDQKGSQDDSQQSLRDLRLQFAEQISQLAAERKSSDIMETLSRDNRIESLIQKADQVLNSLSQSSAREHSPTDSVSPKNTEELLLSSSSHRPLNSLDSTAAEGVTEALTDRGTQTAEGESELERVSGGQSLQRALHHLSRLKLLVEEPREKHKEEEKDDDEGHYSSTSAEGLNCTQQKPSCN; this is translated from the exons GCAGCATAGAGTCCAGCAGGATGCTTGGTGATGTTCTGTCTCCAGAATCAACGGTGACCTCCCTGCTGTCGAGTTCAGGTCATCTGAAGAGCAGCCTGCGGCCTCCTGAACACAACACCACCTTCAGATACAGAGACAAG AACTATGACTCGGCCTCAGCAGTGTTGGACGCTTATATAGAAGACTTTGAGATGAGTCATCACAACGGCAGATTAGTTCTGCCGCACAGTCCCCCCTCAACACCAAAAAGACTCAGAGTGAACACGCTCAGAAACAAAGACG TTCTCAGGGAGAGTTTGACTGACAGAGAGCTGGACTTTCTGAACCTTCCCATTAGCTCCCTCTGTCACCGTGACAACCGAGACAGGCTCTCCATGACGACGGACGAGCTGCTCTCCATTCCTTATGATGGTTCCATGCCTGTCACCCACACCTCTGCCTTTCTTCAAG GGCTCCTGTCCCAGTCTGGTCCATGCAAGCCCTGCTGCTCCTCTTCCAGACCAGGATACAGAGTCTGTGCTGGGCTGAGCAACAGCTACGCCACCCCCCAACTGAACCACCACTACCCTCACCTAATCAGGACGCCTAGAAGCTCCAG ATGCAGAGGAAGACCAGATGCAGTTCAGTTTAAAAAGCCTGATGACATATTCTCTGTGAGCAGCTTTAAG TTTGCACATAGAGCATCAGGGTCAGAGTGGGCAAACCTGTCCTCGTCGCTGCACCTCCCTCACTGGTTCTCCAGCAACAAGGCTGATACGGACTCTTCTGGAATGAGTCGTGGTCCTGACCTGAGACACCCTGCTTGGCTCCAGTGCTGTGACCTCAGTGAGCCACTCCCATCCCCAGAGTCAGAGCTGTGGGATGGTCATG GTCCCAGAATTGGAGCTCCATCTTGGGTAGCAGAGCTAGAGGACGATGATCCTGACCAGAAAGGGTCACAG gaTGACAGCCAGCAGTCTCTCAGAGATCTGAGGCTTCAGTTTGCTGAGCAGATTTCACAGctggctgcagagagaaaaagctCAGACATCATGGAAACTCTATCCAGAG ACAACAGGATTGAATCTCTGATCCAGAAGGCGGATCAGGTGTTGAACTCTCTGTCTCAGAGTTCTGCAAGAGAGCACAGTCCTACTGATTCAG TCAGTCCAAAGAacactgaggagctgctgctcagtTCATCCTCACACCGTCCTCTGAACAGTCT GGactcaacagcagcagagggtgTCACAGAGGCTCTGACTGACAGAGGAACTCAG ACGGCTGAAGGTGAATCAGAGCTGGAGAGGGTTTCTGGAGGACAATCCCTACAGAG AGCTCTACATCACCTCAGCCGCCTGAAGCTGCTGGTGGAAGAAcccagagagaaacacaaagaggaggaaaaggatgACGATGAAGGTCACTACTCCTCTACATCTGCTGAGGGACTCAACTGTACTCAGCAGAAGCCCTCCTGCAACTGA
- the c12h18orf54 gene encoding lung adenoma susceptibility protein 2 isoform X2 has translation MRDTAYLRIGLDARYTEKKKVCCVRLTSLTWSIFNRSPVSIPLIRRHFNVRGSIESSRMLGDVLSPESTVTSLLSSSGHLKSSLRPPEHNTTFRYRDKNYDSASAVLDAYIEDFEMSHHNGRLVLPHSPPSTPKRLRVNTLRNKDVLRESLTDRELDFLNLPISSLCHRDNRDRLSMTTDELLSIPYDGSMPVTHTSAFLQGLLSQSGPCKPCCSSSRPGYRVCAGLSNSYATPQLNHHYPHLIRTPRSSRGRPDAVQFKKPDDIFSVSSFKFAHRASGSEWANLSSSLHLPHWFSSNKADTDSSGMSRGPDLRHPAWLQCCDLSEPLPSPESELWDGHGPRIGAPSWVAELEDDDPDQKGSQDDSQQSLRDLRLQFAEQISQLAAERKSSDIMETLSRDNRIESLIQKADQVLNSLSQSSAREHSPTDSVSPKNTEELLLSSSSHRPLNSLDSTAAEGVTEALTDRGTQTTGSSLHGNTVWKQPGPVEALKQMLFRLQAVESELHRQQQASVAPTVSDRLQTVKTPITQTAEGESELERVSGGQSLQRALHHLSRLKLLVEEPREKHKEEEKDDDEGHYSSTSAEGLNCTQQKPSCN, from the exons GCAGCATAGAGTCCAGCAGGATGCTTGGTGATGTTCTGTCTCCAGAATCAACGGTGACCTCCCTGCTGTCGAGTTCAGGTCATCTGAAGAGCAGCCTGCGGCCTCCTGAACACAACACCACCTTCAGATACAGAGACAAG AACTATGACTCGGCCTCAGCAGTGTTGGACGCTTATATAGAAGACTTTGAGATGAGTCATCACAACGGCAGATTAGTTCTGCCGCACAGTCCCCCCTCAACACCAAAAAGACTCAGAGTGAACACGCTCAGAAACAAAGACG TTCTCAGGGAGAGTTTGACTGACAGAGAGCTGGACTTTCTGAACCTTCCCATTAGCTCCCTCTGTCACCGTGACAACCGAGACAGGCTCTCCATGACGACGGACGAGCTGCTCTCCATTCCTTATGATGGTTCCATGCCTGTCACCCACACCTCTGCCTTTCTTCAAG GGCTCCTGTCCCAGTCTGGTCCATGCAAGCCCTGCTGCTCCTCTTCCAGACCAGGATACAGAGTCTGTGCTGGGCTGAGCAACAGCTACGCCACCCCCCAACTGAACCACCACTACCCTCACCTAATCAGGACGCCTAGAAGCTCCAG AGGAAGACCAGATGCAGTTCAGTTTAAAAAGCCTGATGACATATTCTCTGTGAGCAGCTTTAAG TTTGCACATAGAGCATCAGGGTCAGAGTGGGCAAACCTGTCCTCGTCGCTGCACCTCCCTCACTGGTTCTCCAGCAACAAGGCTGATACGGACTCTTCTGGAATGAGTCGTGGTCCTGACCTGAGACACCCTGCTTGGCTCCAGTGCTGTGACCTCAGTGAGCCACTCCCATCCCCAGAGTCAGAGCTGTGGGATGGTCATG GTCCCAGAATTGGAGCTCCATCTTGGGTAGCAGAGCTAGAGGACGATGATCCTGACCAGAAAGGGTCACAG gaTGACAGCCAGCAGTCTCTCAGAGATCTGAGGCTTCAGTTTGCTGAGCAGATTTCACAGctggctgcagagagaaaaagctCAGACATCATGGAAACTCTATCCAGAG ACAACAGGATTGAATCTCTGATCCAGAAGGCGGATCAGGTGTTGAACTCTCTGTCTCAGAGTTCTGCAAGAGAGCACAGTCCTACTGATTCAG TCAGTCCAAAGAacactgaggagctgctgctcagtTCATCCTCACACCGTCCTCTGAACAGTCT GGactcaacagcagcagagggtgTCACAGAGGCTCTGACTGACAGAGGAACTCAG ACCACAGGCAGCAGTCTCCATGGAAACACTGTCTGGAAGCAGCCTGGTCCAGTGGAGGCTCTAAAACAGATGTTGTTCAGACTTCAGGCAGTGGAGTCAGAGCTTCATCGCCAACAACAGGCATCAGTAGCTCCAACAGTCAGTGACAGGCTGCAGACAGTGAAGACTCCAATCACACAG ACGGCTGAAGGTGAATCAGAGCTGGAGAGGGTTTCTGGAGGACAATCCCTACAGAG AGCTCTACATCACCTCAGCCGCCTGAAGCTGCTGGTGGAAGAAcccagagagaaacacaaagaggaggaaaaggatgACGATGAAGGTCACTACTCCTCTACATCTGCTGAGGGACTCAACTGTACTCAGCAGAAGCCCTCCTGCAACTGA
- the c12h18orf54 gene encoding lung adenoma susceptibility protein 2 isoform X1 — protein sequence MRDTAYLRIGLDARYTEKKKVCCVRLTSLTWSIFNRSPVSIPLIRRHFNVRGSIESSRMLGDVLSPESTVTSLLSSSGHLKSSLRPPEHNTTFRYRDKNYDSASAVLDAYIEDFEMSHHNGRLVLPHSPPSTPKRLRVNTLRNKDVLRESLTDRELDFLNLPISSLCHRDNRDRLSMTTDELLSIPYDGSMPVTHTSAFLQGLLSQSGPCKPCCSSSRPGYRVCAGLSNSYATPQLNHHYPHLIRTPRSSRCRGRPDAVQFKKPDDIFSVSSFKFAHRASGSEWANLSSSLHLPHWFSSNKADTDSSGMSRGPDLRHPAWLQCCDLSEPLPSPESELWDGHGPRIGAPSWVAELEDDDPDQKGSQDDSQQSLRDLRLQFAEQISQLAAERKSSDIMETLSRDNRIESLIQKADQVLNSLSQSSAREHSPTDSVSPKNTEELLLSSSSHRPLNSLDSTAAEGVTEALTDRGTQTTGSSLHGNTVWKQPGPVEALKQMLFRLQAVESELHRQQQASVAPTVSDRLQTVKTPITQTAEGESELERVSGGQSLQRALHHLSRLKLLVEEPREKHKEEEKDDDEGHYSSTSAEGLNCTQQKPSCN from the exons GCAGCATAGAGTCCAGCAGGATGCTTGGTGATGTTCTGTCTCCAGAATCAACGGTGACCTCCCTGCTGTCGAGTTCAGGTCATCTGAAGAGCAGCCTGCGGCCTCCTGAACACAACACCACCTTCAGATACAGAGACAAG AACTATGACTCGGCCTCAGCAGTGTTGGACGCTTATATAGAAGACTTTGAGATGAGTCATCACAACGGCAGATTAGTTCTGCCGCACAGTCCCCCCTCAACACCAAAAAGACTCAGAGTGAACACGCTCAGAAACAAAGACG TTCTCAGGGAGAGTTTGACTGACAGAGAGCTGGACTTTCTGAACCTTCCCATTAGCTCCCTCTGTCACCGTGACAACCGAGACAGGCTCTCCATGACGACGGACGAGCTGCTCTCCATTCCTTATGATGGTTCCATGCCTGTCACCCACACCTCTGCCTTTCTTCAAG GGCTCCTGTCCCAGTCTGGTCCATGCAAGCCCTGCTGCTCCTCTTCCAGACCAGGATACAGAGTCTGTGCTGGGCTGAGCAACAGCTACGCCACCCCCCAACTGAACCACCACTACCCTCACCTAATCAGGACGCCTAGAAGCTCCAG ATGCAGAGGAAGACCAGATGCAGTTCAGTTTAAAAAGCCTGATGACATATTCTCTGTGAGCAGCTTTAAG TTTGCACATAGAGCATCAGGGTCAGAGTGGGCAAACCTGTCCTCGTCGCTGCACCTCCCTCACTGGTTCTCCAGCAACAAGGCTGATACGGACTCTTCTGGAATGAGTCGTGGTCCTGACCTGAGACACCCTGCTTGGCTCCAGTGCTGTGACCTCAGTGAGCCACTCCCATCCCCAGAGTCAGAGCTGTGGGATGGTCATG GTCCCAGAATTGGAGCTCCATCTTGGGTAGCAGAGCTAGAGGACGATGATCCTGACCAGAAAGGGTCACAG gaTGACAGCCAGCAGTCTCTCAGAGATCTGAGGCTTCAGTTTGCTGAGCAGATTTCACAGctggctgcagagagaaaaagctCAGACATCATGGAAACTCTATCCAGAG ACAACAGGATTGAATCTCTGATCCAGAAGGCGGATCAGGTGTTGAACTCTCTGTCTCAGAGTTCTGCAAGAGAGCACAGTCCTACTGATTCAG TCAGTCCAAAGAacactgaggagctgctgctcagtTCATCCTCACACCGTCCTCTGAACAGTCT GGactcaacagcagcagagggtgTCACAGAGGCTCTGACTGACAGAGGAACTCAG ACCACAGGCAGCAGTCTCCATGGAAACACTGTCTGGAAGCAGCCTGGTCCAGTGGAGGCTCTAAAACAGATGTTGTTCAGACTTCAGGCAGTGGAGTCAGAGCTTCATCGCCAACAACAGGCATCAGTAGCTCCAACAGTCAGTGACAGGCTGCAGACAGTGAAGACTCCAATCACACAG ACGGCTGAAGGTGAATCAGAGCTGGAGAGGGTTTCTGGAGGACAATCCCTACAGAG AGCTCTACATCACCTCAGCCGCCTGAAGCTGCTGGTGGAAGAAcccagagagaaacacaaagaggaggaaaaggatgACGATGAAGGTCACTACTCCTCTACATCTGCTGAGGGACTCAACTGTACTCAGCAGAAGCCCTCCTGCAACTGA